Proteins from a genomic interval of Trifolium pratense cultivar HEN17-A07 linkage group LG6, ARS_RC_1.1, whole genome shotgun sequence:
- the LOC123893007 gene encoding polygalacturonase inhibitor-like, producing the protein MRTKFGGTAMILALCLLSLLLLSPVALSEKCNPQDKKVLLRFKKELNNPYFLASWNPQTDCCDWYCVKCDIKTHRITALIMKSSVPDTNLSGHIPPSVGDLPNLENLEFHKLSRLTGPIQPTIAKLTKLKYLFIEYTGVSGPIPSFLGQLKNLQLLYLSANNLSGPIPSSLSQLPNLESLHLDRNKLTGPIPKSFGSFKKPGPNIDLSHNQLSGPIPTSLGQIDPESIDFSRNKLEGDASVLFGSKKRTRTLDLSRNLLSFDFSKVDFPKQSLIWLDVNHNKIYGKIPAALTKVENLQLFNVSYNQLCGEIPRGGTGILQDKFDEYAYLHNKCLCGKPLSKCK; encoded by the coding sequence ATGAGAACCAAGTTTGGTGGAACTGCAATGATTCTAGCATTATGTCTCCTCTCACTACTACTACTGTCCCCAGTTGCATTATCTGAGAAATGTAACCCTCAAGACAAGAAGGTACTCCTCAGATTCAAGAAGGAACTCAACAACCCTTACTTTCTAGCCTCATGGAATCCACAAACGGACTGTTGTGATTGGTATTGCGTCAAGTGCGACATCAAAACGCATCGTATCACGGCCTTAATTATGAAATCTTCTGTGCCAGACACAAATCTCTCGGGCCACATACCCCCGTCCGTCGGTGACCTCCCAAATCTCGAAAACCTCGAATTCCATAAACTTTCCAGGCTCACAGGCCCAATTCAACCCACTATCGCCAAGCTCACAAAACTCAAGTACCTTTTTATCGAATATACCGGTGTCTCAGGCCCGATACCATCTTTCTTGGGCCAACTTAAAAATCTCCAGCTACTTTACCTTTCCGCCAACAACCTCTCAGGCCCAATACCAAGCTCACTTTCCCAGTTGCCTAACCTCGAGTCCTTACATTTGGACCGAAACAAGCTCACTGGCCCAATACCTAAATCATTTGGTTCATTCAAAAAGCCCGGCCCAAATATCGACTTGTCTCACAACCAACTTTCTGGGCCCATTCCAACTTCATTGGGCCAAATAGACCCAGAGAGCATAGACTTTTCGAGGAACAAACTCGAAGGTGATGCTTCCGTGCTTTTCGGGAGCAAGAAAAGGACACGGACACTTGACCTTTCAAGAAACTTATTGTCGTTTGATTTTTCGAAAGTTGATTTTCCAAAACAAAGTTTGATATGGTTGGATGTGAATCATAATAAGATTTATGGGAAGATTCCAGCTGCATTGACAAAAGTGGAAAATTTGCAACTATTTAATGTGAGTTATAATCAATTGTGTGGTGAGATTCCAAGAGGTGGGACTGGAATATTGCAGGACAAGTTTGATGAGTATGCTTACTTGCATAACAAGTGTTTGTGTGGCAAACCACTTTCAAAATGCAAGTGA
- the LOC123891195 gene encoding polygalacturonase inhibitor-like: MFCRATIALTLTLLSLLSLSPLGFGSSPPQSSQSLSVMPITPITPIKDCNSQDKKVLLQIKKDLNNPYLLASWDPKTPCCGWYLIQCDEITDRIISLSIRDSPVFTNLTGHIPPSVGDLPYLQSLSFHRLPYLTGPIPPTIAKLKNLKYLFIEYTNVSGPVPPFLAQLKNLILLHLTGNYLSGPIPSALSQLPKLTSLRLDGNKLTGSIPESFGSFKKPGPDIILSRNQLSGTIPTSLGQIDPDTIDLSRNKLVGDASVLFGSKKRTQKIDISRNLLSFDFSKVQIPIKSLIWLDINHNNIYGKLPVELAKVELQQFNVSYNKLCGQIPQGGTKRLQDNFDKYAYLHNKCLCGAPLSKCK, from the coding sequence ATGTTTTGTAGAGCTACAATAGCTCTCACTCTCACCCTCCTCTCCCTTTTGTCACTCTCTCCActtggatttggatcctctcctccACAATCCTCTCAATCTCTCTCTGTCATGCCAATTACACCAATTACACCAATAAAAGATTGCAACTCACAAGATAAGAAAGTGTTACTCCAAATCAAAAAAGACCTTAACAACCCTTACCTTCTAGCCTCATGGGATCCAAAAACACCTTGTTGTGGCTGGTACCTCATCCAATGTGATGAAATAACAGACCGTATAATATCCCTATCTATTAGAGATAGCCCTGTATTCACCAATCTTACGGGCCATATCCCGCCTTCTGTAGGTGACCTACCTTACCTCCAAAGTCTCTCATTCCATAGACTACCTTATCTCACAGGCCCAATTCCACCCACAATCGCTAAgctcaaaaatttaaaatatctttTTATCGAATATACCAATGTCTCAGGCCCAGTACCGCCTTTTTTGGCCCAACTTAAAAACCTCATACTTCTTCACCTTACTGGCAACTACCTCTCAGGCCCAATACCAAGCGCACTTTCTCAATTGCCTAAACTCACTTCCTTACGCTTGGACGGAAACAAGCTCACGGGCTCGATTCCAGAATCATTTGGTTCATTTAAAAAGCCCGGCCCGGATATTATTCTATCTCGCAACCAGCTTTCTGGAACTATTCCAACCTCATTGGGCCAAATTGACCCAGATACGATAGACTTGTCCAGGAACAAGCTCGTAGGTGATGCTTCCGTGCTTTTTGGGAGCAAGAAAAGGACACAAAAGATTGACATTTCGAGGAATTTATTGTCGTTTGATTTTTCAAAAGTGCAAATTCCGATTAAGAGTTTGATATGGTTGGATATTAATCATAATAACATTTATGGTAAGCTTCCGGTTGAATTGGCGAAAGTGGAATTGCAACAGTTTAATGTGAGTTATAATAAGTTGTGTGGTCAGATACCTCAAGGTGGGACGAAAAGATTGCAGGATAATTTTGATAAGTATGCTTATCTTCATAACAAGTGTTTGTGTGGAGCACCACTTTCAAAATGCAAGTGA
- the LOC123890247 gene encoding polygalacturonase inhibitor-like, which yields LNSIKTSYTPTYTIILHSNSNKKIATMFCGATIALSLLSLLLLSPVTLSDKCNPQDKKVLLQIKKDFNNPYLLSSWDPKTGCCGWYSIQCDEKTNRVISLDISDSPAFTNFSGHIPPSVGDLPYLESLTFHKLPYLTGPIQPAIAKLKNLKYLFIEYTNVSGSIPPFLAELKNLQLLHLSTNNLSGPIPSSLSQLPKLESLHLDRNKLTGPIPESFGSFKKPGPDLILSHNQLSGPIPASLGQLDPDRIDLSRNKFEGDASVLFGSKKKTQILDVSRNLLSFDFSKVDFPKQSLIWLDINHNKIYGKIPVALTKVENLQQFNVSYNRLCGAIPQGGTGRLQDRFDEYAYLHNKCLCGKPLPKCK from the coding sequence ttaaattctataaaaacaTCATACACCCCCACTTATACTATCATTCTACATTCTaattccaacaaaaaaataGCAACCATGTTTTGTGGAGCTACAATAGCTCTCTCCCTCCTCTCCCTCTTGTTACTCTCCCCAGTTACATTATCAGATAAATGCAACCCACAAGACAAGAAAGTATTGCTCCAAATCAAAAAAGACTTCAACAACCCTTACCTTTTATCCTCATGGGATCCAAAAACAGGTTGTTGTGGCTGGTACAGCATTCAGTGTGATGAAAAAACCAACCGTGTCATCTCCCTCGATATTTCGGATAGCCCGGCATTCACCAATTTCTCGGGCCATATCCCTCCTTCGGTAGGTGACCTCCCTTACCTTGAATCTCTCACATTCCATAAACTACCTTATCTCACAGGCCCAATTCAGCCCGCAATCGCTAAACTAAAAAATCTCAAATATCTTTTTATCGAATATACCAATGTCTCAGGTTCAATACCGCCTTTCTTGGCCGAACTTAAAAACCTTCAACTTCTTCACCTTTCCACCAATAACCTCTCAGGCCCAATACCAAGCTCACTTTCCCAATTGCCTAAACTCGAGTCCTTGCACTTGGACCGAAACAAGCTCACGGGCCCAATTCCAGAATCATTTGGGTCATTCAAAAAGCCCGGCCCAGATCTCATCTTATCTCACAACCAGCTTTCTGGGCCTATTCCGGCTTCATTGGGCCAATTAGATCCTGATAGGATAGACTTGTCGAGAAACAAATTTGAAGGTGATGCTTCTGTGCTTTTCGGGAGCaagaaaaagacacaaatacTTGATGTTTCGAGGAATTTATTGTcatttgatttttcaaaagttGATTTTCCGAAACAGAGTTTGATATGGTTAGATATTAATCATAATAAGATTTATGGGAAGATTCCGGTTGCATTGACGAAAGTCGAAAATTTGCAGCAGTTTAATGTGAGTTATAATAGATTGTGTGGTGCGATACCTCAGGGTGGAACTGGGAGATTGCAGGACAGGTTTGATGAGTATGCTTATCTTCATAACAAGTGTTTGTGTGGCAAACCACTTCCAAAATGCAAGTGA
- the LOC123892729 gene encoding polygalacturonase inhibitor-like — protein sequence MATTVLRFTLLLILLSSALSDLCNPQDKKVLLQIKKDLNNPYLLASWDPNTDCCDWYTIECDLKTHRIISLTIFDSAPSNFSAQIPPSVGQLPYLETLEFHKLPKLTGPLQPAIAKLTNLKSLRISNTNLSGSVPSFLAQLTNLTFLDLSFNNLTGSIPASLSQLQNLISLRLDRNHLTGPIPSSFGLFKSNPDIILSHNNLTGTIPPSIGNLNFTHIDLSRNKLEGDASSIFGPNKTVQIVDLSRNQLSFDLSNVEFSTSLTSLDINHNKVYGNLPQGLTALNFQFLNVSYNRLCGQIPVGGTLQSFDIYEYFHNKCLCGSPLPKCT from the coding sequence ATGGCAACCACTGTGCTTCGCTTTACTTTGCTTCTAATATTGCTATCCAGTGCACTATCAGATCTATGCAACCCACAAGACAAGAAAGTTTTGCTCCAAATCAAAAAAGACCTTAACAACCCTTACCTTCTAGCTTCATGGGATCCAAACACAGATTGTTGTGACTGGTACACTATCGAATGTGACCTTAAAACGCATCGTATCATCTCCCTCACTATTTTCGATTCCGCACCTTCAAATTTCTCGGCCCAAATTCCACCCTCCGTGGGCCAACTTCCATACCTTGAGACTCTCGAGTTCCACAAACTTCCAAAACTCACGGGCCCACTCCAGCCCGCTATTGCTAAACTAACCAACCTCAAGTCCCTCCGTATTAGTAACACCAACTTGTCAGGCTCAGTTCCTTCCTTTCTGGCCCAACTCACAAATCTCACTTTTTTGGATCTTTCTTTCAATAATCTAACCGGTTCAATCCCCGCTTCACTCTCTCAACTTCAAAACCTCATCTCCCTCCGCTTGGACCGTAACCATTTAACCGGTCCAATCCCTTCCTCGTTTGGTTTATTTAAATCCAATCCAGATATCATTCTCTCCCATAACAACCTGACCGGGACCATCCCACCCTCAATTGGAAACCTCAATTTCACCCATATCGATTTGTCACGAAACAAGCTCGAGGGAGATGCGTCTTCAATTTTTGGGCCAAATAAAACGGTCCAAATTGTGGACCTATCAAGAAATCAACTATCCTTCGATTTATCAAATGTGGAATTCTCCACAAGCTTGACATCGTTGGATATTAATCACAATAAGGTGTATGGTAACCTTCCCCAAGGGTTGACCGCATTGAATTTTCAATTCTTGAATGTGAGTTACAACAGGTTGTGTGGTCAGATTCCGGTAGGTGGAACATTGCAAAGTTTTGACATTTATGAATATTTTCATAATAAGTGTTTGTGTGGTTCTCCTCTTCCAAAGTGTACCTGA